A portion of the Pseudomonas sp. GR 6-02 genome contains these proteins:
- a CDS encoding KinB sensor domain-containing domain: MKLAMTLRTRLFLSISALITVALLGLLLGLVSVMQMAGTQEALIRDNFVRLDLGLKLRQTLGDQLIIMLGEKPDPAALEASRQHYLELLDEGIAREPSSEGAQYGFKKAKADYQSFLQAYDLSRDTAQVLTGGGDLTEKFNTLRNGLIAEQKRALDNISETERQARDRALLIAGLLGLIGVGVLFIGFITAHAIAQRFGAPIEALAAAADNIGQGNFEVTLPISSAVEMNQLTRRFGIMAEALRQHQATNIDELLAGQQRLQAVLDSIDDGLLIIDRQGQLEHLNPVAQRQLGWDTERLGQGLGTALERPELDEQLHLVLRGGTLERVPDDLSIEVDGESRLLTYSLTPVSHTQGHILGAVMVLHDVTEQRAFERVRSEFVLRASHELRTPVTGMHMAFGLFRERAHFAEDSREADLLNTVNEEMQRLMQLINDLLNFSRYQNGLQKLTLAPCSIKDLLEQAQARFAGPAQEKGIELLVEVQGTLPRLQADQAQLERVLDNLIDNALRHTSRDGLIRLQARRHGERVIISVEDNGEGIAYSQQGRIFEPFVQVGRKKGGAGLGLALCKEIVQLHGGRMGVYSRPGQGSQFYMALAV; this comes from the coding sequence ATGAAACTGGCGATGACATTGCGCACCCGGTTGTTCCTGAGTATTTCAGCCTTGATCACCGTGGCGCTGCTCGGGCTGTTGCTAGGCCTGGTCAGCGTGATGCAGATGGCTGGTACACAGGAGGCCCTGATCCGTGACAACTTCGTCAGGCTGGATCTGGGATTGAAGCTGCGCCAGACCCTGGGTGATCAACTGATCATCATGCTCGGCGAGAAGCCTGATCCCGCGGCGCTCGAGGCATCCCGACAGCATTACCTCGAATTGCTCGATGAAGGCATTGCTCGCGAGCCGTCCAGCGAGGGCGCCCAGTACGGTTTCAAAAAGGCCAAGGCTGATTACCAGAGCTTTCTGCAGGCCTACGATCTTTCCCGCGATACGGCACAGGTGCTCACTGGGGGCGGGGATCTCACGGAAAAATTCAACACGCTGCGCAACGGTTTGATCGCCGAACAGAAGCGCGCGCTGGATAACATCAGTGAAACCGAACGCCAGGCCCGGGACCGCGCGTTGCTGATTGCCGGCCTGCTCGGGTTGATCGGGGTGGGGGTGCTGTTCATCGGGTTCATTACCGCCCATGCGATCGCCCAGCGTTTCGGAGCTCCGATCGAGGCCCTGGCGGCGGCCGCTGACAACATCGGCCAAGGCAATTTCGAAGTGACTCTGCCGATTTCCTCCGCAGTGGAAATGAACCAGCTGACCCGACGCTTCGGAATCATGGCCGAGGCCCTGCGACAGCACCAAGCCACTAATATCGACGAGCTACTCGCCGGACAGCAGCGTTTGCAAGCAGTGCTCGATAGCATCGACGACGGTTTGCTGATCATTGATCGTCAAGGTCAGCTCGAGCACCTCAACCCGGTGGCTCAGCGCCAGTTAGGCTGGGACACCGAGCGTCTCGGCCAAGGGCTGGGCACGGCACTTGAGCGTCCCGAACTGGATGAACAACTGCATCTGGTGCTGCGCGGCGGCACCCTGGAACGAGTGCCGGACGACCTGAGCATCGAGGTTGACGGGGAGTCGCGATTGCTGACGTATAGCCTGACGCCGGTCAGCCATACCCAGGGTCATATTCTCGGCGCCGTGATGGTGTTGCATGACGTCACCGAGCAGCGTGCCTTCGAACGGGTGCGCAGCGAGTTCGTCTTGCGTGCTTCCCATGAGTTACGCACGCCGGTCACCGGGATGCACATGGCATTCGGCCTGTTCCGCGAGCGGGCGCATTTTGCCGAGGATTCCCGTGAGGCCGACTTGCTGAACACCGTGAATGAAGAAATGCAGCGCTTGATGCAGTTGATCAACGACCTGCTGAATTTCTCTCGCTATCAGAATGGCCTGCAAAAACTCACCCTGGCGCCGTGCTCCATCAAAGATTTACTGGAGCAGGCCCAGGCACGCTTTGCCGGCCCGGCGCAGGAGAAGGGCATTGAGCTGTTGGTGGAAGTGCAGGGAACGTTGCCACGGCTGCAAGCCGATCAGGCGCAACTGGAGCGGGTGCTCGATAACCTGATCGACAACGCCTTGCGTCATACCTCCCGCGACGGGCTGATACGTTTGCAGGCTCGACGTCATGGGGAGCGGGTGATTATCAGTGTCGAAGACAACGGCGAAGGCATTGCCTACAGCCAGCAAGGAAGGATATTCGAGCCTTTTGTTCAGGTCGGCCGCAAGAAGGGCGGCGCCGGGCTCGGTCTGGCGCTGTGCAAGGAGATCGTGCAGTTGCACGGTGGGCGGATGGGCGTGTATTCACGGCCGGGGCAGGGTTCGCAGTTCTACATGGCGCTGGCGGTATAA
- a CDS encoding EAL domain-containing protein produces the protein MMTAAREKLRSWFYRPWFLATLAAALSATLLMTGSLFIAMHQVEDNESQEMNAQGERFLVRLEQLFGQLRESLDDLEAQPLRGCDDEMIATLQQVSFNYRFVYEAAYMDASGICSNRPRQEGLSVIRPPDIEGPTYSYWLNTTTEPDENRAALMLGRGNFRVATSRGHLTDMVDLSPGSSLLVVLDHDTRAIPVLGAEQEWPPTQPWPPKNHDALQVTPTRLIYRMPTNTPEYQLVLITPRTGMHVPAVWWWLLPASLALSACVGILVFLLVRQRQSLDAELHGAIQRGELQVLYQPIFDLDSRNCVGAEALLRWRRPDGTLTSPELFIPMAENTGQIRQMTDFVLQRLLEQLGQLLRANPQLYISVNLAACDVMVPRIGQVMARLLALHRVAARQIAFEVTERGLVDVVVARENLQALRDVGHQVLIDDFGTGYCSLAYLQTLPVDCLKIDKAFIDALGHDAASSGVAPHIIRMAQALQLKVIAEGIEHEAQAEFLSSEGVKFGQGWLFAHPLSAVQFIELITRGRRQATRRLDDED, from the coding sequence ATGATGACGGCTGCTCGAGAGAAGCTGCGTAGCTGGTTCTATCGCCCTTGGTTTCTGGCGACGCTGGCGGCTGCCTTGAGTGCCACGCTGCTGATGACCGGCAGTCTGTTCATTGCGATGCATCAGGTCGAGGACAACGAAAGCCAGGAGATGAACGCCCAGGGGGAGCGCTTTCTGGTCCGTCTGGAGCAGCTGTTCGGGCAACTGCGCGAAAGCCTCGATGACCTTGAAGCTCAACCGCTGCGGGGCTGCGACGATGAAATGATCGCCACATTGCAGCAAGTCAGCTTCAATTACCGCTTCGTTTACGAAGCCGCTTACATGGATGCTTCAGGAATCTGCTCCAACCGCCCCCGCCAGGAAGGGCTGTCGGTGATCCGGCCACCGGACATCGAGGGCCCCACCTACAGCTATTGGTTGAACACCACCACCGAACCCGATGAGAACCGCGCCGCACTGATGCTGGGGCGTGGCAATTTCCGGGTGGCTACGTCTCGCGGGCATTTGACCGACATGGTTGATCTGTCTCCGGGGAGCAGCCTGCTGGTGGTGCTCGACCACGACACCCGCGCGATTCCCGTGCTCGGTGCCGAGCAGGAGTGGCCCCCGACGCAACCCTGGCCCCCGAAAAATCACGATGCACTGCAAGTCACCCCTACCCGCCTGATTTACCGAATGCCGACCAACACTCCCGAATACCAACTGGTGCTGATCACCCCGCGTACCGGGATGCATGTGCCGGCCGTTTGGTGGTGGCTGCTTCCGGCCAGCCTCGCGCTAAGTGCCTGCGTAGGCATTCTGGTGTTTCTGCTGGTGCGCCAGCGTCAATCACTGGATGCCGAACTGCACGGCGCGATACAACGAGGCGAATTGCAGGTGTTGTATCAACCGATCTTCGACCTCGACAGTCGCAACTGTGTCGGAGCCGAAGCCTTGCTGCGCTGGCGAAGGCCGGACGGCACCTTGACCAGCCCCGAGCTGTTCATTCCCATGGCGGAAAACACCGGCCAGATCCGCCAGATGACTGATTTCGTATTACAGCGCCTGCTGGAACAGCTCGGACAACTGTTGCGCGCCAATCCGCAGTTGTATATCTCGGTCAACCTGGCGGCCTGCGACGTCATGGTGCCGCGTATCGGTCAGGTGATGGCGCGCCTGCTGGCCTTGCACCGTGTAGCCGCCAGACAGATTGCCTTTGAGGTGACCGAGCGCGGATTGGTTGATGTCGTGGTGGCCAGAGAAAACCTGCAGGCCTTGCGCGATGTCGGGCATCAGGTGCTGATCGATGACTTCGGCACTGGCTATTGCAGCCTCGCCTACCTGCAAACACTGCCCGTGGACTGCCTGAAAATCGACAAAGCATTTATCGACGCGCTGGGTCATGACGCCGCCAGCAGCGGCGTGGCACCGCACATCATTCGCATGGCCCAGGCCCTGCAACTCAAGGTGATTGCCGAAGGCATCGAACATGAAGCCCAGGCAGAGTTTCTGAGCAGCGAGGGGGTGAAGTTCGGTCAGGGCTGGCTGTTCGCACACCCATTGAGCGCTGTGCAATTCATCGAATTGATTACCCGTGGCCGCCGACAAGCAACGCGGCGTCTGGATGACGAAGACTGA
- a CDS encoding N-acetylmuramoyl-L-alanine amidase codes for MKLLALIASLLVLAGCASGPRIDTSHPSVNHDSRIQFVVMHYTSASLEDSLQLLTHGEVSSHYLIGDDEHATIYKLMDENLRAWHAGESQWQGRTWLNSSSIGIEIVNPGFQDTPTGRLWYPYSEAQVQSMIFLLKDISKRQGISPRHIIGHSDIAPMRKLDPGPLFPWKRLAAEGLGIWPNEQAVARQQAQFAVQLPSISWFQAQLARLGYATPQTGELDAATRNVLAAFQLHFRPSRFDGTPDAQTAALLQVLNQTK; via the coding sequence ATGAAACTTCTTGCTCTTATTGCTTCGCTGCTCGTATTAGCCGGTTGCGCCAGCGGTCCCCGGATTGACACCAGCCACCCTTCAGTCAATCACGACAGCCGTATTCAGTTCGTGGTGATGCATTACACCTCCGCATCCCTGGAGGACTCGCTGCAATTGCTGACCCATGGCGAAGTCAGCAGCCACTACCTGATCGGCGACGACGAGCACGCCACCATCTATAAGCTGATGGATGAAAATCTTCGAGCCTGGCACGCCGGCGAAAGCCAATGGCAAGGCCGGACCTGGCTGAATTCCAGTTCCATTGGCATCGAAATCGTCAATCCGGGCTTCCAGGACACCCCGACCGGGCGCCTCTGGTATCCCTACAGCGAAGCCCAGGTCCAATCGATGATCTTTCTGCTCAAGGACATCAGCAAGCGCCAGGGCATCAGCCCTCGCCATATCATCGGCCATAGCGACATCGCCCCCATGCGCAAGCTCGACCCTGGCCCGCTGTTCCCCTGGAAACGCCTGGCGGCCGAAGGCCTGGGAATCTGGCCGAACGAGCAGGCCGTGGCGCGTCAGCAAGCGCAGTTCGCCGTGCAGCTGCCAAGCATCAGTTGGTTTCAGGCACAACTTGCCCGCCTGGGCTACGCCACGCCACAAACCGGCGAACTGGATGCAGCGACACGCAATGTGCTGGCGGCTTTTCAGCTGCATTTTCGCCCGTCCCGTTTCGACGGCACGCCGGACGCGCAAACCGCGGCGCTTCTCCAGGTGTTGAACCAGACAAAATAA
- a CDS encoding GGDEF domain-containing protein, with product MSDEAQRWKEKYLKSIEQQEKLERRWDARLDLLRRGLVRSTLAAEGTDRAVDLCMKEMREVVRTDDMDAGLAALLPRLEKAVLDSEQRRETRVDQVSAALTALVSQLQALPLPREVSRPLKSFAKQLNGRVGQAREIPLLLSELSGLQGKALSLLENPVEPGRPGFLQRLFGSRDADEAAPQIAAPELPMPAPQPVEPVAAPLAELPLATANLAPAANKPQAVMPTVEAALPAAAPAEPVDTPAPTATTAPIAEVVAFAPPILEPEATSSQAPEPQIQPNLEHPQEPAPSIAVPATQAPPAINPDELIPEASDPQTSEHDILYALPDSPEPSYSSVAKHIEDTLLGLLDDLTLPERHRPQAEAMRNRLQNGLNWYELLPILDDLATLMLAITDSGQHEFEAYLQRLNERLESFQSNLQAASEGHADNRSAARVMDTQIREQVDGLQSSMQDAADLDDLKHMLEDHLEGLLGTMDQHQKQRDEREQEVAARLQSLAERVAHMEQEALGYREHLEEQRQKALIDPLTGLPNRAAWSERLDHEISQWQQHGNTLLLAMLDLDHFKRINDNYGHLAGDKVLKIIASVLRKRLRGTDFIARFGGEEFVLLMPATAPMAGAKLLETLRASIEACPFHFKGERVTITISMGLTAFRAGEHSDLVLKRADQALYRAKNTGRNRIELG from the coding sequence ATGAGCGACGAAGCACAGCGCTGGAAAGAGAAATACCTCAAAAGCATCGAACAACAGGAAAAGCTCGAACGTCGATGGGACGCCCGGCTCGACCTGCTGCGTCGCGGGCTGGTGCGCAGCACCCTGGCTGCCGAAGGCACCGATCGCGCCGTTGACCTATGCATGAAGGAAATGCGCGAAGTCGTACGCACAGACGACATGGACGCCGGCCTGGCAGCCTTGCTGCCGCGCCTGGAAAAAGCCGTGCTCGACTCCGAGCAACGCCGGGAAACCCGGGTTGATCAAGTCAGCGCCGCACTGACGGCGCTGGTCTCTCAGTTGCAAGCATTGCCGCTGCCACGGGAAGTGAGCCGGCCACTGAAGAGTTTCGCCAAGCAGCTGAACGGACGTGTCGGCCAGGCTCGCGAAATCCCGTTGCTGCTCAGCGAACTGAGCGGCTTGCAAGGCAAAGCCTTGAGCCTGTTGGAGAACCCTGTGGAACCGGGTCGTCCGGGTTTTCTGCAGCGCCTGTTCGGTAGCCGGGATGCAGACGAGGCTGCGCCACAGATCGCCGCCCCCGAATTGCCAATGCCTGCACCGCAACCTGTCGAGCCGGTTGCAGCTCCACTGGCCGAACTCCCACTCGCGACGGCCAATCTCGCGCCAGCCGCCAACAAACCGCAAGCGGTAATGCCAACCGTTGAAGCTGCCCTGCCCGCCGCTGCGCCCGCTGAACCCGTGGACACTCCGGCTCCCACAGCAACAACGGCACCCATAGCCGAAGTCGTGGCGTTCGCCCCGCCCATCCTGGAGCCAGAGGCCACGAGCAGCCAGGCCCCGGAGCCACAAATCCAGCCGAACCTCGAACACCCGCAAGAGCCGGCTCCATCGATCGCCGTACCGGCCACCCAGGCTCCGCCGGCAATCAACCCGGATGAACTGATCCCGGAGGCCAGCGATCCGCAGACGTCAGAACACGACATTCTGTATGCCCTGCCGGACTCGCCGGAACCGTCCTACAGCTCTGTGGCCAAGCACATCGAAGACACTCTGCTGGGCCTTCTCGACGACCTGACGCTGCCCGAACGCCATCGACCGCAAGCCGAAGCGATGCGCAATCGTCTTCAAAACGGCTTGAATTGGTACGAACTGCTACCCATCCTCGATGATCTTGCAACATTAATGCTGGCCATTACCGACAGCGGCCAACACGAATTCGAAGCCTATCTGCAACGACTCAACGAACGCCTCGAATCATTTCAGAGCAACCTGCAAGCCGCCAGCGAAGGCCACGCCGACAACCGCTCTGCCGCGCGAGTGATGGACACGCAGATTCGCGAGCAAGTCGACGGCCTGCAAAGCAGCATGCAGGACGCGGCGGACCTCGATGACCTCAAGCACATGCTGGAAGACCATCTCGAAGGCCTGCTCGGCACCATGGACCAGCACCAGAAGCAACGCGACGAGCGCGAGCAGGAAGTCGCTGCCCGCCTGCAAAGCCTGGCTGAAAGGGTGGCCCACATGGAGCAGGAAGCGCTGGGTTACCGCGAGCACCTCGAAGAACAGCGCCAGAAGGCTTTGATCGATCCGTTGACCGGCCTGCCGAATCGAGCGGCCTGGAGCGAACGGCTGGACCACGAAATCAGTCAATGGCAACAACACGGCAATACCCTGTTGCTGGCGATGCTCGACCTCGACCATTTCAAACGCATCAATGACAACTACGGCCATCTCGCGGGCGACAAGGTGCTGAAAATCATCGCCAGTGTGCTGCGCAAGCGTCTGCGCGGGACGGACTTCATAGCCAGGTTTGGCGGTGAGGAGTTTGTGCTGTTGATGCCTGCCACGGCGCCGATGGCCGGCGCGAAACTGTTGGAAACCTTGCGCGCATCGATCGAAGCTTGCCCATTCCACTTCAAGGGCGAGCGAGTCACTATCACCATTTCCATGGGACTGACCGCCTTCAGAGCGGGCGAACATAGCGACCTGGTGCTTAAAAGAGCTGATCAGGCGTTATATCGCGCGAAAAACACCGGGCGTAATCGGATAGAACTGGGCTGA
- a CDS encoding endonuclease/exonuclease/phosphatase family protein, whose protein sequence is MRRWGTERIVGLHDPRVNEHHLESTGLPVDSRLRLLSFNIQVGISTERYRHYLTRGWQHLLPHTGRADNLQKIGNLLGDFDLVALQEADGGSLRSGYVNQVEHLAQLGAFPYWYQQLNRNLGHLGQHSNGVLSRLRPWAIEDHPLPGPKGRGAILVRFGEGPEALVVVMMHLALGARARSMQLAYIRELIGGYKHQVLMGDMNTHAGDLLQHSPLRDLGLLAPQMEATFPSWRPQRCLDHILLSPTLTLEKVEVLAQPISDHLPVAVEIRLPGSLTADAFPALSPV, encoded by the coding sequence ATGCGCCGCTGGGGAACTGAACGCATCGTTGGCCTGCACGACCCGCGGGTCAACGAGCATCACCTGGAATCAACGGGGTTGCCCGTGGACAGCCGTCTGCGTTTGCTCAGTTTCAATATCCAGGTCGGCATCAGTACCGAGCGTTATCGGCACTATCTGACCCGCGGCTGGCAGCATCTGCTGCCGCACACCGGGCGTGCCGACAACCTGCAAAAAATCGGCAATCTGCTGGGCGACTTCGATCTGGTCGCCTTGCAGGAAGCCGATGGCGGCAGCCTGCGATCGGGCTACGTCAATCAGGTCGAACACCTGGCGCAGCTCGGCGCCTTCCCTTATTGGTATCAACAACTCAATCGCAATCTCGGTCATCTCGGCCAGCACAGCAATGGCGTGCTCAGCCGCCTGCGCCCGTGGGCGATCGAGGATCATCCGCTGCCGGGGCCCAAGGGTCGCGGGGCCATTCTGGTGCGCTTCGGCGAAGGTCCGGAGGCGCTCGTGGTGGTGATGATGCACCTGGCGCTGGGCGCTCGCGCCCGTAGCATGCAACTGGCTTACATCCGCGAGTTGATCGGCGGTTATAAGCACCAGGTGCTGATGGGCGATATGAATACCCACGCCGGTGACTTGCTGCAACATTCCCCGCTGCGCGATTTAGGCCTGCTCGCGCCGCAGATGGAAGCGACCTTTCCCAGCTGGCGCCCACAGCGCTGTCTGGACCACATTCTGCTCAGCCCCACCCTGACGCTTGAAAAGGTCGAGGTGCTGGCACAACCCATTTCCGATCACCTGCCGGTCGCGGTAGAAATTCGTCTGCCGGGCTCGCTCACGGCCGATGCATTCCCCGCGTTGAGTCCTGTCTGA
- a CDS encoding thiol:disulfide interchange protein DsbA/DsbL, with product MRNLIISAALVAASLFGMTAQAAEKPEAPYVELSNPVPVAEPGKIEVVELFWYGCPHCYAFEPVINPWVEKLPSDVNFVRIPAMFGGPWDAHGQMFLTLEAMGVESKVHAAVFNAIQKEHKKLTDKEDMADFLATQGVDKEKFLATFDSFAIKGQINKAKELAKKYEISGVPTMIVNGKYRFDIGSAGGAEQALKLADQLVAKERAATKAVAN from the coding sequence ATGCGTAATCTGATCATCAGCGCCGCACTCGTCGCTGCCAGCCTGTTCGGCATGACTGCCCAAGCCGCCGAAAAACCTGAAGCGCCCTATGTCGAACTGAGCAACCCGGTCCCGGTGGCCGAGCCTGGCAAGATCGAAGTCGTGGAGCTGTTCTGGTACGGCTGCCCGCATTGCTATGCCTTCGAACCCGTCATCAACCCATGGGTTGAAAAGCTGCCTTCCGACGTGAATTTCGTACGTATCCCGGCCATGTTTGGCGGCCCTTGGGATGCCCACGGCCAGATGTTCCTGACGCTTGAGGCCATGGGTGTCGAGAGCAAGGTTCACGCTGCGGTGTTCAACGCAATCCAGAAAGAACACAAGAAACTGACCGACAAAGAAGACATGGCGGACTTCCTGGCGACCCAAGGTGTAGACAAGGAAAAATTCCTGGCCACCTTCGACTCCTTCGCCATCAAGGGCCAGATCAACAAAGCCAAAGAGCTTGCCAAGAAATATGAAATCTCCGGCGTGCCTACCATGATCGTCAATGGCAAGTATCGCTTTGACATCGGCTCTGCCGGCGGCGCCGAACAAGCGTTGAAACTGGCTGACCAACTGGTCGCCAAAGAGCGAGCGGCAACCAAGGCCGTTGCCAACTAA
- a CDS encoding c-type cytochrome, producing MNKLIVSLLLTVGISGIAHAAGDATAGQAKAAVCGACHGPDGNSMAPNFPKLAGQGERYLNKQLHDIKSGKRTVLEMTGLLTNLSDQDLADISAYFASQKGSVGAADPKIVARGEALFRGGDLAKGLPACTGCHSPNGAGNAAAGFPHLGGQHAQYVGKQLTEFRKEEGGRTNDGDTKPMQSIAKKLSDEDIAAVSSYIQGLH from the coding sequence ATGAACAAATTGATCGTGAGTCTGCTGTTGACCGTGGGGATCTCCGGTATTGCCCATGCTGCAGGTGATGCGACTGCTGGTCAGGCGAAAGCCGCAGTATGTGGCGCCTGTCATGGCCCGGATGGCAATAGCATGGCGCCTAACTTTCCGAAACTGGCAGGCCAGGGCGAGCGTTATCTGAACAAGCAGCTGCACGACATCAAGTCCGGCAAACGCACGGTACTGGAAATGACCGGCCTGCTGACCAACCTCAGCGATCAGGACCTGGCCGATATCTCCGCCTACTTCGCCAGCCAGAAAGGCAGCGTCGGTGCCGCCGACCCGAAAATCGTGGCTCGCGGTGAAGCACTGTTCCGTGGCGGCGACCTGGCCAAAGGGCTGCCAGCCTGCACCGGCTGCCACTCGCCCAATGGCGCAGGCAACGCAGCTGCCGGCTTCCCGCACCTGGGCGGCCAGCATGCTCAGTACGTCGGCAAGCAACTGACCGAATTCAGAAAAGAAGAAGGTGGCCGGACCAACGACGGCGACACCAAACCAATGCAAAGCATCGCTAAAAAGCTGAGCGACGAAGATATCGCCGCCGTCTCCAGCTATATTCAAGGCTTGCACTAA
- a CDS encoding c-type cytochrome has product MTKWLLAAGVLMPLYSAQATQDPEAVYNRVCGACHSGQLPMAPRRGDQEAWTPRLAKGMETLVQHVTQGFKAMPPRGLCMDCSAEDYRAIIQWMSE; this is encoded by the coding sequence ATGACGAAATGGCTGCTAGCTGCCGGTGTCTTGATGCCGCTTTACAGCGCTCAGGCTACACAGGATCCGGAAGCTGTGTACAACCGTGTTTGTGGTGCCTGTCATTCCGGCCAACTACCCATGGCGCCCCGCAGGGGCGATCAGGAAGCTTGGACGCCGAGGTTGGCGAAAGGTATGGAGACGCTGGTGCAACACGTGACCCAGGGTTTCAAGGCGATGCCGCCGCGTGGTTTGTGCATGGACTGCAGTGCCGAGGATTACCGAGCCATCATCCAGTGGATGAGCGAGTAA
- the yihA gene encoding ribosome biogenesis GTP-binding protein YihA/YsxC encodes MQLKNPILGLCQQSTFMLSAAKVDQCPDDEGFEVAFAGRSNAGKSSALNTLTHASLARTSKTPGRTQLLNFFKLDDERRLVDLPGYGYAKVPIPLKMHWQRHLEAYLGGRESLKGLILMMDIRHPMTDFDLLMLDWAVASGMPMHILLTKADKLTYGAAKNTLLKVQSEIRKGWGDTITIQLFSAPKRMGLEEAYTVLADWMELADKGAEAAE; translated from the coding sequence ATGCAACTCAAGAATCCCATCCTCGGCCTGTGCCAACAGTCCACCTTTATGCTCAGCGCCGCCAAAGTCGACCAATGTCCCGACGACGAAGGCTTTGAAGTGGCCTTCGCCGGGCGTTCCAACGCCGGCAAGTCCAGCGCGTTGAATACTCTGACCCACGCCAGCCTGGCGCGGACCTCGAAAACACCGGGTCGCACACAGCTGTTGAACTTCTTCAAGCTAGACGATGAACGCCGTCTGGTCGACCTGCCAGGCTACGGTTATGCAAAAGTACCGATCCCGTTGAAGATGCACTGGCAGCGTCACCTGGAAGCCTATCTGGGTGGCCGTGAGAGTTTGAAAGGTTTGATTCTGATGATGGACATCCGTCATCCAATGACCGACTTCGACCTGTTGATGCTCGATTGGGCCGTCGCCAGCGGCATGCCGATGCATATTCTGCTGACCAAGGCCGACAAACTGACCTACGGCGCGGCAAAAAACACGCTGCTCAAGGTTCAATCGGAAATCCGCAAGGGTTGGGGCGATACGATCACTATCCAGCTGTTTTCGGCCCCCAAGCGCATGGGCCTGGAAGAAGCCTACACCGTACTGGCGGACTGGATGGAGTTGGCGGACAAGGGTGCCGAGGCTGCCGAGTAA